A genomic stretch from Setaria viridis chromosome 1, Setaria_viridis_v4.0, whole genome shotgun sequence includes:
- the LOC117841552 gene encoding GDSL esterase/lipase At5g33370, with product MASSWLVLVLLPLLCLGTTLPGSDAARAFFVFGDSLVDNGNNNYLLTAARADSPPYGIDTPDHRATGRFSNGKNVPDIISEHLGAEPVLPYLSPELDGDKMLVGANFASAGVGILNDTGIQFANIIHISKQLLYFQQYQKRLSSLIGPEQTARLVSGSLVLITLGGNDFVNNYYLVPYSARSREFSLPDYINYILSEYRQILTKLYDLGARRVLVQGVGPIGCVPAELALHSLDGSCDRELQRAAEMYNPRLMALLADLNAGYGSDVFVGVNTQRIHNDFIDDPKAYGFETATQACCGQGRFNGMGLCTMVSSLCADRDAFVFWDAFHPTERANRLIVQQFMSGSVDYIAPMNLSTVLAIDLQKEQLRT from the exons ATGGCCTCCTCGTGGCTGGTCTTGGTCCTGCTCCCCTTGCTCTGCCTGGGGACGACGCTGCCGGGCTCCGACGCGGCCCgcgccttcttcgtcttcggCGACTCCCTCGTCGACAACGGCAACAACAACTACCTGCtcacggcggcgcgggcggactCGCCGCCGTACGGCATCGACACGCCGGACCACCGCGCCACGGGGCGCTTCAGCAACGGCAAGAACGTGCCAGACATCATCA GTGAGCACCTCGGCGCCGAGCCCGTGCTGCCGTACCTGAGCCCGGAGCTGGACGGCGACAAGATGCTCGTCGGCGCCAACTTCGCGTCGGCCGGCGTCGGGATCCTCAACGACACCGGAATCCAATTC GCCAACATCATCCACATCTCGAAGCAGCTGCTCTACTTCCAGCAGTACCAGAAGCGCCTGAGCTCCCTGATCGGCCCGGAGCAGACTGCCCGTCTGGTGAGCGGCTCGCTGGTGCTCATCACCCTCGGCGGCAACGACTTCGTCAACAACTACTACCTGGTGCCCTACTCAGCGCGCTCCCGCGAGTTCTCCCTCCCCGACTACATCAACTACATCCTCTCCGAGTACAGGCAGATCCTCACG AAGCTGTACGACCTGGGCGCGCGGCGCGTGCTGGTGCAGGGCGTGGGTCCGATCGGTTGCGTCCCGGCGGAGCTCGCGCTGCACAGCCTGGACGGGAGCTGCGACCGTGAGCTGCAGCGTGCGGCGGAGATGTACAACCCGCGGCTGATGGCGCTGCTGGCGGACCTCAACGCCGGGTACGGCAGCGACGTGTTCGTCGGCGTGAACACGCAGCGGATCCACAACGACTTCATCGACGACCCCAAGGCGTACGGCTTCGAGACGGCCACCCAGGCGTGCTGCGGCCAGGGACGGTTCAACGGGATGGGCCTCTGCACCATGGTGTCCAGCCTCTGCGCCGACCGCGACGCCTTCGTGTTCTGGGACGCCTTCCACCCCACCGAGCGCGCCAACCGCCTCATCGTGCAGCAGTTCATGTCCGGATCCGTCGACTACATCGCGCCCATGAACCTCAGCACCGTCCTCGCCATCGACCTCCAAAAGGAGCAGCTGCGCACATGA